The following proteins come from a genomic window of Meleagris gallopavo isolate NT-WF06-2002-E0010 breed Aviagen turkey brand Nicholas breeding stock chromosome Z, Turkey_5.1, whole genome shotgun sequence:
- the LOC104914821 gene encoding PDZ domain-containing protein 2-like, with protein sequence MLRRIKRKAPLPPSNGNNSNSCDPKAKPSSEPADRAAQNGKRTRKFGVITRTPGSKESKEKQEHGNGHCTPMEVEVAQPEAPEAEVNAEEQLHSTRAQHRSRLSEGSVMDTADQSAQREGSRIWKMHILKGTDGLGIQITGGRGSKRSPHSIIITHVEEGGLAHRDGRLTAGDELLMINGQSLVGLSHQDAVALLRSAAGMVQLVVASKESAEGDFLKYPSTSLPDLLSTCSVQDSLSCTDNKENEEPEEEDVKGENVSPETLVAVSFALLMPMDAF encoded by the exons ATGTTGCGCCGCATCAAACGCAAAGCCCCTCTTCCTCCCTCCAACggcaacaacagcaacagctgtGACCCCAAAGCCAAGCCCAGCTCTGAACCTGCTGACAGAGCAGCTCAGAATGGGAAGAGGACCAGGAAGTTTGGGGTCATCACGAGGACGCCAGGCAGcaaggagagcaaagaaaagcaagagcaCGGGAATGGGCACTGTACCCCGATGGAGGTGGAGGTGGCTCAACCGGAGGCCCCTGAAGCAGAAGTTAATGCGGAggagcagctgcacagcaccagGGCACAGCACCGGTCCCGGCTGTCAGAGGGCAGCGTGATGGACACTGCTGATCAATCAGCCCAG CGAGAAGGTTCCCGCATATGGAAGATGCACATCCTGAAGGGGACGGACGGGCTGGGGATTCAGATAACAGGAGGCAGAGGCTCGAAGCGATCCCCACACAGCATCATCATCACCCACGTGGAAGAGGGCGGCTTGGCACACAG GGACGGCAGGCTGACGGCAGGCGACGAGCTCCTGATGATCAACGGGCAGTCACTGGTGGGGCTGTCCCACCAGGACGCCGTGGCTCTCCTGCGCTCAGCCGCCGGCATGGTGCAGCTGGTGGTCGCCAGCAAG GAATCCGCTGAAGGGGATTTTCTGAAGTACCCATCTACCAGTTTGCCAGATTTGCTTAGCACTTGCTCAGTCCAAGACTCTCTCTCTTGCActgacaataaagaaaatgaagagccCGAAGAAGAAGATGTGAAGGGAGAGAATGTGTCCCCTGAAACACTGGTTGCT GTTTCATTTGCTCTGCTGATGCCAATGGATGCCTTTTGA